In Kryptolebias marmoratus isolate JLee-2015 linkage group LG11, ASM164957v2, whole genome shotgun sequence, the following proteins share a genomic window:
- the slc25a18 gene encoding mitochondrial glutamate carrier 1 isoform X2, translating into MHQRRFDCLAKTVRSEGYFGCYRGAAVNLTLVTPEKAIKLAANDVFRQKLSKDGHLPLWGEVLAGCGAGTCQVVVTTPMEMLKIQLQDAGRLSAQRPMPAPAPAPAPAPAAGPGPAPSFVAPPPQTQPPRPQRPSATGITVELLKTRGLAGLYKGAGATLMRDVPFSMIYFPLFANLNALGRGTTGSQADVQAKAPFWQSFMAGCCAGSVAAVAVTPLDVIKTRLQTLQKGEGEDTYRGILDCTKRIMRREGPSAFLKGATCRALVIAPLFGIAQGVYFLGVGEAVLGLLG; encoded by the exons ATGCATCAGCGAAG GTTTGACTGTCTGGCCAAGACGGTTCGGTCAGAGGGATACTTTGGCTGCTACAGAG GTGCAGCAGTGAACCTCACGCTAGTTACACCGGAAAAAGCTATCAAACTGGCAGCCAATGATGTCTTCAGACAAAAGCTCTCAAAAGATGG GCATCTGCCCCTGTGGGGGGAGGTCCTGGCTGGGTGTGGGGCTGGGACCTGTCAGGTGGTGGTCACAACTCCCATGGAGATGCTCAAAATTCAGCTGCAAGATGCAGGAAGGCTTT CTGCACAAAGACCTATGcctgctccagctccagctccggCTCCAGCTCCGGCTGCGGGCCCTGGCCCCGCTCCATCATTCGTGGCCCCTCCACCACAAACCCAACCACCTCGTCCTCAGCGGCCCTCAGCCACCGGCATCACTGTGGAGCTCCTGAAGACCCGTGGCTTGGCTGGCCTCTACAAGGGGGCAGGAGCCACTTTAATGAG GGATGTCCCTTTCTCGATGATCTACTTCCCTCTGTTCGCCAACCTCAATGCTCTGGGCCGAGGGACCACGGGCAGCCAGGCTGATGTGCAGGCCAAGGCACCGTTCTGGCAGTCCTTCATGGCAGGCTGCTGTGCTGGATCTGTGGCAGCTGTGGCCGTAACACCGCTGGACG TAATCAAGACCCGTCTTCAGACTTTGCAAAAAGGTGAAGGGGAGGACACATACAGAGGAATTCTCGACTGCACCAA gcGCATCATGAGGCGGGAGGGCCCATCAGCGTTCCTGAAGGGCGCAACATGTCGCGCTTTAGTCATCGCTCCTCTTTTTGGAATCGCGCAGGGCGTTTACTTTCTCGGGGTAGGAGAGGCGGTTCTGGGTTTGTTAGGATAG
- the slc25a18 gene encoding mitochondrial glutamate carrier 1 isoform X1, with translation MGEKKVSLPAKLINGGVAGLVGVTCVFPIDLAKTRLQNQQGIQVYKGMFDCLAKTVRSEGYFGCYRGAAVNLTLVTPEKAIKLAANDVFRQKLSKDGHLPLWGEVLAGCGAGTCQVVVTTPMEMLKIQLQDAGRLSAQRPMPAPAPAPAPAPAAGPGPAPSFVAPPPQTQPPRPQRPSATGITVELLKTRGLAGLYKGAGATLMRDVPFSMIYFPLFANLNALGRGTTGSQADVQAKAPFWQSFMAGCCAGSVAAVAVTPLDVIKTRLQTLQKGEGEDTYRGILDCTKRIMRREGPSAFLKGATCRALVIAPLFGIAQGVYFLGVGEAVLGLLG, from the exons ATGGGAGAAAAGAAAGTCAG TCTCCCAGCTAAGCTGATTAATGGGGGCGTGGCAGGCCTGGTTGGTGTGACATGTGTGTTTCCCATTGACCTGGCAAAGACCCGCCTCCAGAACCAGCAGGGCATCCAAGTCTATAAAGGAAT GTTTGACTGTCTGGCCAAGACGGTTCGGTCAGAGGGATACTTTGGCTGCTACAGAG GTGCAGCAGTGAACCTCACGCTAGTTACACCGGAAAAAGCTATCAAACTGGCAGCCAATGATGTCTTCAGACAAAAGCTCTCAAAAGATGG GCATCTGCCCCTGTGGGGGGAGGTCCTGGCTGGGTGTGGGGCTGGGACCTGTCAGGTGGTGGTCACAACTCCCATGGAGATGCTCAAAATTCAGCTGCAAGATGCAGGAAGGCTTT CTGCACAAAGACCTATGcctgctccagctccagctccggCTCCAGCTCCGGCTGCGGGCCCTGGCCCCGCTCCATCATTCGTGGCCCCTCCACCACAAACCCAACCACCTCGTCCTCAGCGGCCCTCAGCCACCGGCATCACTGTGGAGCTCCTGAAGACCCGTGGCTTGGCTGGCCTCTACAAGGGGGCAGGAGCCACTTTAATGAG GGATGTCCCTTTCTCGATGATCTACTTCCCTCTGTTCGCCAACCTCAATGCTCTGGGCCGAGGGACCACGGGCAGCCAGGCTGATGTGCAGGCCAAGGCACCGTTCTGGCAGTCCTTCATGGCAGGCTGCTGTGCTGGATCTGTGGCAGCTGTGGCCGTAACACCGCTGGACG TAATCAAGACCCGTCTTCAGACTTTGCAAAAAGGTGAAGGGGAGGACACATACAGAGGAATTCTCGACTGCACCAA gcGCATCATGAGGCGGGAGGGCCCATCAGCGTTCCTGAAGGGCGCAACATGTCGCGCTTTAGTCATCGCTCCTCTTTTTGGAATCGCGCAGGGCGTTTACTTTCTCGGGGTAGGAGAGGCGGTTCTGGGTTTGTTAGGATAG
- the atp6v1e1a gene encoding V-type proton ATPase subunit E 1a, giving the protein MALTDADVQKQIKHMMAFIEQEANEKVEEIEAKAEEEFNIEKGRLVQTQRVKIMDYFEKKEKQIEQHKKIQMSNLKNQGRLKVLKARDDMVTDLLNEARQRLSEIAKDPSRYSKLLEGLVLQGFYQLLEPKVTIRCRQQDVEMVQAAVDKNIPIYQEAVKIKIKVKIDQDRFLPSNIGGGVEMYNDNGKIKVSNTLESRLELMAQQMMPEIRVMLFGANPNRRFLD; this is encoded by the exons atggCTCTCACCGACGCTGACGTCCAGAAACAG ATCAAGCACATGATGGCCTTCATAGAGCAAGAAGCCAATGAGAAAGTGGAGGAAATCGAAGCTAAG GCAGAGGAAGAGTTCAACATTGAGAAGGGCCGACTGGTGCAGACCCAGAGAGTGAAAATCATGGACTACTTCGAGAAGAAGGAGAAGCAGATTGAGCAGCATAAGAAAAT CCAGATGTCTAACCTGAAGAACCAAGGGAGGCTGAAGGTGCTGAAGGCTCGAGATGACATGGTCACG gATCTGCTAAATGAGGCTCGTCAAAGACTTTCAGAGATCGCTAAAGATCCCAGTCGGTACTCCAAACTGCTGGAGGGGCTGGTGCTTCAG GGATTTTACCAACTGCTTGAGCCTAAAGTGACGATCCGCTGCCGACAGCAGGATGTAGAAATGGTTCAG GCTGCAGTTGATAAGAACATTCCTATCTACCAAGAGGCGGTGAAGATCAAGATAAAGGTCAAAATTGACCAGGATCGTTTTCTTCCATCTAACAT cgGTGGAGGAGTTGAAATGTATAATGACAATGGGAAGATCAAGGTTTCCAACACTCTGGAGAGCAGGCTCGAACTCATGGCACAACAG ATGATGCCTGAAATCAGAGTGATGTTATTTGGTGCCAACCCTAACCGTAGGTTCCTGGATTAA